In Saccharomyces cerevisiae S288C chromosome XV, complete sequence, the following proteins share a genomic window:
- the LIP5 gene encoding lipoate synthase (Protein involved in biosynthesis of the coenzyme lipoic acid; has similarity to E. coli lipoic acid synthase), which yields MYRRSVGVLFVGRNTRWISSTIRCGTSATRPIRSNALNTDSDNASVRVPVGNSTEVENATSQLTGTSGKRRKGNRKRITEFKDALNLGPSFADFVSGKASKMILDPLEKARQNTEEAKKLPRWLKVPIPKGTNYHKLKGDVKELGLSTVCEEARCPNIGECWGGKDKSKATATIMLLGDTCTRGCRFCSVKTNRTPSKPDPMEPENTAEAIKRWGLGYVVLTTVDRDDLVDGGANHLAETVRKIKQKAPNTLVETLSGDFRGDLKMVDIMAQCGLDVYAHNLETVESLTPHVRDRRATYRQSLSVLERAKATVPSLITKTSIMLGLGETDEQITQTLKDLRNIQCDVVTFGQYMRPTKRHMKVVEYVKPEKFDYWKERALEMGFLYCASGPLVRSSYKAGEAFIENVLKKRNMK from the coding sequence ATGTATAGACGATCTGTTGGAGTACTATTTGTTGGGAGAAATACAAGATGGATTTCGTCCACTATTAGGTGTGGAACGAGCGCAACTCGGCCAATAAGATCCAATGCATTGAATACTGATTCAGATAACGCTAGCGTTAGGGTACCAGTTGGAAATTCAACTGAGGTTGAAAATGCAACCAGTCAGTTAACAGGGACTTCGGGAAAAAGACGCAAGGGgaacagaaaaagaattacAGAGTTCAAAGATGCTCTTAATTTGGGTCCATCTTTTGCAGATTTTGTTTCAGGTAAAGCTTCGAAAATGATCTTGGACCCTCTGGAGAAGGCAAGGCAAAATACAGAGGAAGCTAAAAAACTACCTCGTTGGCTTAAGGTTCCTATTCCTAAGGGTACCAATTACCATAAATTGAAAGGCGACGTAAAAGAATTAGGCCTGAGTACTGTTTGTGAGGAGGCAAGATGTCCCAATATTGGTGAATGTTGGGGAGGCAAAGATAAATCTAAGGCAACGGCAACAATTATGCTGCTTGGTGATACTTGCACTCGTGGATGTAGGTTTTGTTCTGTGAAGACCAATAGAACGCCTAGTAAGCCGGACCCAATGGAGCCCGAAAATACTGCCGAAGCTATCAAAAGATGGGGGTTGGGTTATGTTGTTTTAACTACCGTTGATAGGGACGATTTAGTCGATGGTGGTGCTAATCACCTGGCCGAGACGGTTCGCAAAATCAAACAGAAGGCACCAAATACTCTTGTAGAGACTCTTTCTGGTGATTTCAGAGGTGATTTGAAGATGGTGGACATTATGGCACAATGTGGGCTTGATGTTTACGCACATAATTTGGAAACAGTTGAATCACTAACACCACATGTCAGAGACAGAAGAGCTACTTATAGACAGTCTTTGAGTGTTTTAGAAAGGGCAAAAGCTACGGTTCCGTCACTGATTActaaaacatcaataatgcTGGGTCTAGGAGAAACTGATGAGCAAATTACTCAAACTTTGAAGGATTTGCGCAATATTCAATGTGATGTTGTTACATTTGGTCAATATATGAGGCCAACCAAGAGACATATGAAAGTCGTAGAATATGTGAAACCCGAAAAGTTTGACTACTGGAAAGAGAGAGCTTTAGAGATGGGATTCTTGTATTGTGCATCTGGACCCCTAGTAAGATCGTCATATAAGGCTGGTGAAGCATTTATTGAGAAcgttttgaagaaaagaaacatgaAATAA
- the MCA1 gene encoding Ca(2+)-dependent cysteine protease MCA1 (Ca2+-dependent cysteine protease; may cleave specific substrates during the stress response; regulates apoptosis upon H2O2 treatment; required for clearance of insoluble protein aggregates during normal growth; implicated in cell cycle dynamics and lifespan extension; undergoes autocatalytic processing; similar to mammalian metacaspases, but exists as a monomer due to an extra pair of anti-parallel beta-strands that block potential dimerization), whose product MYPGSGRYTYNNAGGNNGYQRPMAPPPNQQYGQQYGQQYEQQYGQQYGQQNDQQFSQQYAPPPGPPPMAYNRPVYPPPQFQQEQAKAQLSNGYNNPNVNASNMYGPPQNMSLPPPQTQTIQGTDQPYQYSQCTGRRKALIIGINYIGSKNQLRGCINDAHNIFNFLTNGYGYSSDDIVILTDDQNDLVRVPTRANMIRAMQWLVKDAQPNDSLFLHYSGHGGQTEDLDGDEEDGMDDVIYPVDFETQGPIIDDEMHDIMVKPLQQGVRLTALFDSCHSGTVLDLPYTYSTKGIIKEPNIWKDVGQDGLQAAISYATGNRAALIGSLGSIFKTVKGGMGNNVDRERVRQIKFSAADVVMLSGSKDNQTSADAVEDGQNTGAMSHAFIKVMTLQPQQSYLSLLQNMRKELAGKYSQKPQLSSSHPIDVNLQFIM is encoded by the coding sequence ATGTATCCAGGTAGTGGACGTTACACCTACAACAACGCTGGTGGTAATAATGGCTACCAACGGCCCATGGCTCCTCCACCTAACCAGCAGTATGGACAGCAATATGGTCAGCAATATGAACAGCAGTATGGACAGCAATATGGGCAACAAAATGATCAGCAATTCAGTCAGCAATATGCTCCACCACCAGGTCCTCCCCCTATGGCTTATAACAGGCCTGTGTATCCCCCCCCTCAATTCCAGCAGGAACAGGCAAAGGCACAATTAAGCAACGGCTACAACAATCCTAATGTAAACGCATCCAATATGTACGGTCCACCCCAGAATATGTCATTACCTCCACCTCAAACACAAACTATTCAAGGTACAGACCAACCTTATCAGTATTCTCAATGTACTGGGCGTAGAAAGGCTTTGATTATCGGTATAAACTACATAggttcaaaaaatcaactGCGTGGTTGTATCAATGATGCTCATAACATCTTCAACTTTTTGACTAATGGGTACGGTTACAGTTCAGATGACATTGTCATATTAACTGATGATCAGAACGATTTGGTCAGGGTTCCCACTAGGGCTAATATGATTAGGGCCATGCAATGGTTGGTCAAGGATGCGCAACCCAATGATTCTTTGTTCCTTCATTATTCTGGACATGGTGGCCAAACTGAAGATTTGGATGGGGACGAAGAAGATGGGATGGATGATGTTATATATCCGGTCGATTTCGAAACTCAAGGGCCAATTATCGACGATGAAATGCACGATATAATGGTGAAGCCCTTACAACAAGGTGTTAGACTAACAGCATTGTTTGACTCTTGTCATTCGGGTACAGTGTTGGATCTTCCATATACCTATTCTACTAAGGGTATTATTAAGGAGCCCAATATTTGGAAGGATGTTGGCCAAGATGGCCTGCAAGCAGCTATTTCATATGCCACAGGAAACAGGGCTGCTTTGATTGGTTCTTTAGGTTCTATATTCAAGACCGTTAAGGGAGGTATGGGCAATAATGTGGATAGAGAACGCGTGAGACAGATCAAATTCTCAGCAGCAGATGTTGTTATGTTATCAGGTTCGAAGGATAATCAAACTTCTGCAGATGCTGTCGAAGATGGGCAAAATACAGGTGCAATGTCCCACGCCTTCATCAAGGTTATGACTTTACAACCACAGCAATCATATTTATCTCTTTTACAGAACATGAGGAAAGAATTGGCTGGTAAGTATTCTCAAAAACCACAATTATCATCGTCACACCCTATTGACGTAAATCTGCAATttattatgtag
- the BFR1 gene encoding Bfr1p (Component of mRNP complexes associated with polyribosomes; involved in localization of mRNAs to P bodies; implicated in secretion and nuclear segregation; multicopy suppressor of BFA (Brefeldin A) sensitivity), whose product MSSQQHKFKRPDVSVRDKKLDTLNVQLKKIDTEIGLIRKQIDQHQVNDTTQQERKKLQDKNKEIIKIQADLKTRRSNIHDSIKQLDAQIKRKNNQIEEKLGKKAKFSSTAEAKQRINEIEESIASGDLSLVQEKLLVKEMQSLNKLIKDLVNIEPIRKSVDADKAKINQLKEELNGLNPKDVSNQFEENQQKLNDIHSKTQGVYDKRQTLFNKRAALYKKRDELYSQIRQIRADFDNEFKSFRAKLDKERLKREEEQRLSKLLEQKDVDMGKLQEKLTHAKIPAFTYEIGAIENSLLVLDPTYVKPKKNILPDLSSNALETKPARKVVADDLVLVTPKKDDFVNVAPSKSKKYKKKNQQKNTENEQPASIFNKVDGKFTLEPTLIATLAELDVTVPINSDDVKITVEQLKKKHEELLSKQEEQTKQNIESVEKEIEKLNLDYSNKEQQVKKELEEKRLKEQEESEKDKEN is encoded by the coding sequence ATGTCCTCCCAACAACACAAGTTCAAGCGCCCAGATGTCTCCGTTAGAGACAAGAAATTGGACACTCTTAAcgttcaattgaaaaaaatcgacACTGAAATCGGTTTAATTAGAAAGCAAATCGATCAACACCAGGTCAACGATACCACCCAACAAGAACGTAAGAAGTTACAGGATAAGAACAAGGAGATCATCAAGATCCAAGCTGACTTGAAAACCCGTAGAAGCAACATTCACGACTCTATTAAGCAATTGGATGCTCAAATcaagagaaaaaacaaCCAAATTGAGGAGAAGTTAGGCAAAAAGGCCAAGTTCTCGTCCACTGCAGAAGCCAAGCAAAGAATCAATGAGATTGAAGAGTCTATTGCCTCTGGTGACCTTTCTTTGGTTCAAGAAAAACTACTAGTCAAAGAAATGCAATCTTTGAACAAATTGATTAAGGACTTAGTTAACATCGAGCCAATCAGAAAGTCTGTTGATGCTGACAAGGctaaaatcaatcaattgAAGGAAGAATTGAACGGATTGAATCCAAAGGATGTCTCCAACCAATTCGAAGAGAACCAGCAAAAATTGAACGATATCCATTCAAAAACTCAAGGTGTTTACGACAAAAGACAAACTTTATTCAACAAACGTGCTGCCTTGTACAAGAAGCGTGACGAATTATACAGTCAAATCAGACAGATCAGAGCTGACTTTGACAACGAATTCAAATCATTCAGAGCCAAATTGGACAAAGAACGTTTGAAAcgtgaagaagaacaaagatTATCCAAACTTTTGGAACAGAAAGATGTTGATATGGGTAAATTGCAAGAAAAGTTGACTCATGCCAAGATTCCAGCCTTCACTTATGAAATCGGTGCCATTGAGAATTCTTTGCTTGTCCTGGACCCAACTTATGTgaaaccaaagaaaaacatcCTGCCTGACTTGAGTAGCAATGCTTTGGAGACCAAGCCTGCCAGAAAAGTTGTTGCTGATGATTTGGTTTTGGTCACTCCAAAGAAGGATGATTTTGTCAATGTTGCTCCATCTAAATCTAAGAaatacaagaagaagaaccaACAGAAGAACACTGAAAATGAGCAACCTGCTtctattttcaacaaagtCGATGGCAAGTTTACTTTAGAACCAACACTAATTGCTACTTTGGCCGAATTAGACGTAACTGTCCCAATCAACAGTGATGATGTCAAGATCACCGTTGagcaattgaagaagaagcatGAAGAGCTTTTGTCGAAACAAGAAGagcaaacaaaacaaaacattGAATCTGTcgaaaaggaaattgaGAAATTAAATTTGGACTACTCTAACAAAGAGCAACAAgtaaaaaaggaattggaagaaaaaagattgAAAGAACAGGAAGAGtctgaaaaagataaagaaaattaa
- the MRM1 gene encoding Mrm1p (Ribose methyltransferase; modifies a functionally critical, conserved nucleotide in mitochondrial 21S rRNA), translating to MTSLTNAVFKRYLAVTPSAHQALKTRIKKKSSSFDKFFPQQSNSRKKQWETLNEDKASWFKRKYAHVHAREQDRAADPYGKKKAHVEKLKEIKNQAKLNQKSHKSKFQNKDIALKLMNDNPIFEYVYGTNSVYAALLNPSRNCHSRLLYHGTIPSKFLQIVDELKVTTELVDKHRLNLLTNYGVHNNIALETKPLQPVEIAYLGDMDTSSAALSIHELGFNNENIPHELPYGTKTDAKKFPLGLYLDEITDPHNIGAIIRSAYFLGVDFIVMSRRNCSPLTPVVSKTSSGALELLPIFYVDKPLEFFTKSQEMGGWTFITSHLANATSEKYTVGKTISMHDLNGLCNELPVVLVVGNESQGVRTNLKMRSDFFVEIPFGGIEKGNRAPEPIVDSLNVSVATALLIDNILTCK from the coding sequence ATGACTTCCCTGACTAATGCCGTGTTCAAACGATACCTGGCAGTGACTCCTAGCGCTCACCAAGCTCTTAAAACGAGAATTAAGAAAAAGTCGTCATCTTTCGATAAGTTTTTCCCACAGCAAAGCAATagtagaaaaaaacaatgggAAACGTTGAATGAAGACAAAGCGTCGTGGTTTAAAAGGAAATACGCTCACGTACATGCTAGGGAACAGGACCGTGCAGCGGATCCATATGGCAAGAAAAAGGCCCACGTCGAGAAGCTAAAGGAGATCAAGAATCAGGCGAAATTAAACCAAAAGAGCCATAAATCCAAGTTCCAGAATAAGGACATTGCTCTGAAACTTATGAATGATAATCCTATCTTCGAATATGTCTACGGCACCAACAGCGTTTATGCAGCGTTGCTGAACCCGAGTAGAAATTGCCATTCTCGGTTGCTGTACCATGGCACTATTCCTAGTAAATTTCTTCAGATAGTCGATGAACTGAAGGTTACGACAGAGCTGGTGGACAAGCACAGATTAAACTTGTTGACCAATTACGGGGTGCACAATAACATTGCTCTTGAGACAAAACCTTTGCAGCCTGTGGAGATTGCGTACCTAGGCGACATGGACACCAGTTCAGCAGCATTAAGCATTCACGAGCTGGGCTTCAATAACGAAAATATACCTCATGAACTGCCTTATGGTACGAAAACAGACGCTAAGAAGTTTCCTCTCGGGTTATATCTGGATGAAATAACTGACCCTCACAATATCGGTGCCATTATTAGAAGCGCTTACTTCCTGGGGGTTGACTTCATTGTGATGTCGAGAAGAAACTGCTCTCCTTTGACGCCTGTGGTGTCCAAGACAAGCAGTGGGGCCCTCGAACTTCTGCCCATATTTTACGTTGATAAACCGTTAGAGTTTTTTACTAAATCACAAGAAATGGGTGGCTGGACGTTTATTACAAGCCACTTAGCTAATGCCACGTCAGAAAAATACACTGTTGGAAAAACTATTAGCATGCACGATTTGAACGGATTATGTAACGAGCTGCCTGTTGTTCTAGTGGTGGGGAACGAAAGCCAGGGCGTAAGAAcgaatttgaagatgaggaGTGACTTCTTCGTCGAAATTCCCTTTGGTGGCATTGAGAAAGGCAATCGGGCCCCAGAACCCATTGTTGACTCACTAAACGTAAGCGTGGCTACTGCATTGTTAATAGATAATATTCTAACTTGTAAATAA
- the HIS3 gene encoding imidazoleglycerol-phosphate dehydratase HIS3 (Imidazoleglycerol-phosphate dehydratase; catalyzes the sixth step in histidine biosynthesis; mutations cause histidine auxotrophy and sensitivity to Cu, Co, and Ni salts; transcription is regulated by general amino acid control via Gcn4p) — translation MTEQKALVKRITNETKIQIAISLKGGPLAIEHSIFPEKEAEAVAEQATQSQVINVHTGIGFLDHMIHALAKHSGWSLIVECIGDLHIDDHHTTEDCGIALGQAFKEALGAVRGVKRFGSGFAPLDEALSRAVVDLSNRPYAVVELGLQREKVGDLSCEMIPHFLESFAEASRITLHVDCLRGKNDHHRSESAFKALAVAIREATSPNGTNDVPSTKGVLM, via the coding sequence ATGACAGAGCAGAAAGCCCTAGTAAAGCGTATTACAAATGAAACCAAGATTCAGATTGCGATCTCTTTAAAGGGTGGTCCCCTAGCGATAGAGCACTCGATCTTCCCAGAAAAAGAGGCAGAAGCAGTAGCAGAACAGGCCACACAATCGCAAGTGATTAACGTCCACACAGGTATAGGGTTTCTGGACCATATGATACATGCTCTGGCCAAGCATTCCGGCTGGTCGCTAATCGTTGAGTGCATTGGTGACTTACACATAGACGACCATCACACCACTGAAGACTGCGGGATTGCTCTCGGTCAAGCTTTTAAAGAGGCCCTAGGGGCCGTGCGTGGAGTAAAAAGGTTTGGATCAGGATTTGCGCCTTTGGATGAGGCACTTTCCAGAGCGGTGGTAGATCTTTCGAACAGGCCGTACGCAGTTGTCGAACTTGGTTTGCAAAGGGAGAAAGTAGGAGATCTCTCTTGCGAGATGATCCCgcattttcttgaaagcTTTGCAGAGGCTAGCAGAATTACCCTCCACGTTGATTGTCTGCGAGGCAAGAATGATCATCACCGTAGTGAGAGTGCGTTCAAGGCTCTTGCGGTTGCCATAAGAGAAGCCACCTCGCCCAATGGTACCAACGATGTTCCCTCCACCAAAGGTGTTCTTATGTAG
- the DED1 gene encoding DEAD-box ATP-dependent RNA helicase DED1 (ATP-dependent DEAD-box RNA helicase with strand-annealing activity; promotes eIF4F-dependent 48S translation preinitiation complex (PIC) assembly, stimulating recruitment of mRNAs with long, structured 5'-UTRs; cooperates with Dbp1p in PIC attachment and scanning; ATPase activity stimulated by mRNA cap-associated factor binding; directly binds eIF4G; role in spliceosomal complex disassembly; mutation in human homolog DBY associated with male infertility; human homolog DDX3X complements the null): MAELSEQVQNLSINDNNENGYVPPHLRGKPRSARNNSSNYNNNNGGYNGGRGGGSFFSNNRRGGYGNGGFFGGNNGGSRSNGRSGGRWIDGKHVPAPRNEKAEIAIFGVPEDPNFQSSGINFDNYDDIPVDASGKDVPEPITEFTSPPLDGLLLENIKLARFTKPTPVQKYSVPIVANGRDLMACAQTGSGKTGGFLFPVLSESFKTGPSPQPESQGSFYQRKAYPTAVIMAPTRELATQIFDEAKKFTYRSWVKACVVYGGSPIGNQLREIERGCDLLVATPGRLNDLLERGKISLANVKYLVLDEADRMLDMGFEPQIRHIVEDCDMTPVGERQTLMFSATFPADIQHLARDFLSDYIFLSVGRVGSTSENITQKVLYVENQDKKSALLDLLSASTDGLTLIFVETKRMADQLTDFLIMQNFRATAIHGDRTQSERERALAAFRSGAATLLVATAVAARGLDIPNVTHVINYDLPSDVDDYVHRIGRTGRAGNTGLATAFFNSENSNIVKGLHEILTEANQEVPSFLKDAMMSAPGSRSNSRRGGFGRNNNRDYRKAGGASAGGWGSSRSRDNSFRGGSGWGSDSKSSGWGNSGGSNNSSWW; the protein is encoded by the coding sequence ATGGCTGAACTGAGCGAACAAGTGCAAAATTTAAGCATCAACGACAACAACGAGAATGGTTATGTTCCTCCTCACTTAAGAGGAAAACCAAGAAGTGCCAGAAATAACAGTAGCAACtacaataacaacaacgGCGGCTACAACGGTGGCCGTGGCGGTGGCAGCTTCTTTAGCAACAACCGTCGTGGTGGTTACGGCAACGGTGGTTTCTTCGGTGGAAACAACGGTGGCAGCAGATCTAACGGCCGTTCTGGTGGTAGATGGATCGATGGCAAACATGTCCCAGCTCCAAGAAACGAAAAGGCCGAGATCGCCATATTTGGTGTCCCCGAGGATCCAAATTTCCAATCTTCTGGTATTAACTTCGATAACTACGATGATATTCCAGTGGACGCCTCTGGTAAGGATGTTCCTGAACCAATCACAGAATTTACCTCACCTCCATTGGACGGATTGTTATTGGAAAACATCAAATTGGCCCGTTTCACCAAGCCAACACCTGTGCAAAAATACTCCGTCCCTATCGTTGCCAACGGCAGAGATTTGATGGCCTGTGCGCAGACCGGTTCTGGTAAGACTGGTGGGTTTTTATTCCCAGTGTTGTCCGAATCATTTAAGACTGGACCATCTCCTCAACCAGAGTCTCAAGGCTCCTTTTACCAAAGAAAGGCCTACCCAACTGCTGTCATTATGGCTCCAACTAGAGAGTTGGCCACCCAAATTTTCGATGAAGCCAAGAAATTTACTTATAGATCCTGGGTCAAGGCCTGCGTCGTCTACGGTGGTTCTCCAATTGGTAACCAACTAAGAGAAATTGAACGTGGTTGCGATCTTTTAGTCGCTACTCCAGGTCGTTTGAATGACTTGTTGGAACGTggtaaaatttctttggcCAACGTCAAGTATTTGGTTCTAGATGAAGCTGATAGAATGTTGGATATGGGTTTCGAACCTCAAATTAGACATATTGTCGAAGACTGTGATATGACTCCTGTTGGTGAAAGACAAACTCTGATGTTCTCAGCTACTTTTCCCGCTGATATCCAACATTTGGCCCGTGATTTCTTAAGTGACTACATCTTTTTGTCTGTTGGTAGAGTCGGTTCTACTTCAGAAAACATTACTCAAAAAGTCTTATACGTTGAAAATCAAGATAAGAAGTCAGCCTTATTGGATCTATTGTCTGCATCCACTGACGGTTTGACTTTGATCTTTGTCGAAACTAAGAGAATGGCAGATCAATTGACCGATTTCCTGATCATGCAAAACTTTAGAGCTACCGCCATTCATGGTGACCGTACCCAATCTGAGAGAGAACGTGCCTTGGCCGCCTTCAGATCTGGTGCCGCTACTTTATTGGTTGCCACAGCTGTCGCAGCTAGAGGTCTAGATATTCCAAACGTCACCCACGTTATCAACTACGATTTACCAAGTGATGTCGATGATTACGTCCATAGAATTGGTAGAACTGGTCGTGCCGGTAACACCGGTCTTGCCACTGCCTTTTTCAACAGTGAAAACAGTAACATTGTTAAAGGTTTGCATGAAATTTTGACTGAAGCTAACCAAGAAGTCCCATCATTCTTGAAGGACGCTATGATGAGTGCTCCAGGTAGCAGAAGCAACAGCCGTAGAGGCGGTTTCGGTCGCAACAACAACAGAGATTACCGTAAGGCCGGAGGCGCTAGCGCAGGCGGCTGGGGCTCTTCAAGAAGCAGAGATAACTCTTTCAGAGGCGGTAGTGGCTGGGGTAGCGATTCCAAGTCTTCTGGCTGGGGTAACAGCGGTGGTTCAAACAACTCTTCTTGGTGGTGA
- the GEP3 gene encoding Gep3p (Protein required for mitochondrial ribosome small subunit biogenesis; null mutant is defective in respiration and in maturation of 15S rRNA; protein is localized to the mitochondrial inner membrane; null mutant interacts synthetically with prohibitin (Phb1p)), which translates to MLNLCHALRGVRQFSCSVIVKVKCASCSIKLQDQDPSKPGYYTKPKSLPDSKLNPDLQDLKYLLFSQDIQLSKQATQNDPDLKTKRDLLLRVICKRCSNALHHNNYNPEEFPESTLNDILNYVPRGSNVMHIVPFVEFPLHLDPNVLKRNDLDTTLVLTKSDQVFKDKNAVSKKVPIFMKQFLKNTLRIDSNKTFAISALKNWNISMFYNYFKNYTYLLGNPNVGKSTLINTLLQKYLGYKVKIDSTGKINSPSEEVMQEAFTNPKNFFKIQAAGVSHIPNLTRSVQAYQVGGKILFDLPGYSTSTSRLRLEELIDERWLQRLRKTDLFNRKHIKQKTYESMKGTSQGGCYTVGGIFYLVPPKGSINQIVKYIPGPSKTFKNIEKGIDVFNSCNSSSGTHPLSRYCGIKSVICEKSQYKRYAIPPFIGSIEIVLKDIGYILLRTTGRYEFKGLHEIWIPRGIQVGIREPLENLIESGYQRYIETNGKESSCPRDRPIISSLYEMAPDEADTLNAVKKSYLEKTEKDLSARRFVDDDPYDLVQHLEKKKNPYWYYQW; encoded by the coding sequence ATGTTGAATCTGTGTCATGCTCTTCGAGGCGTACGTCAGTTTTCCTGTTCTGTGATTGTGAAAGTGAAATGTGCGTCATGTTCCATAAAACTACAGGATCAGGATCCTAGTAAACCAGGATATTATACGAAGCCAAAAAGTCTACCCGACTCAAAACTAAATCCTGACCTCCAAGATCTGAAGTATTTGCTATTCAGTCAAGACATACAGCTCTCGAAACAGGCAACTCAAAATGATCCTGACCTCAAAACCAAAAGAGATTTACTATTGAGAGTGATTTGCAAAAGGTGCAGTAATGCCCTTCATCATAACAATTATAACCCGGAAGAGTTTCCCGAAAGCACATTAAATGATATTCTGAACTACGTCCCCAGAGGCTCAAATGTTATGCATATTGTCCCCTTTGTAGAATTTCCCTTACATTTAGACCCCAATGTTTTGAAACGAAATGATTTAGATACTACATTAGTGTTAACGAAAAGCGATCAAGTTtttaaagataaaaatgCTGTCAGCAAAAAGGTTCCTATATTCATGAAgcaatttttaaagaacACTTTAAGAATTGACTCAAATAAAACATTCGCCATATCTGCGCTGAAAAACTGGAACATATCCATGTTTTACAACTACTTTAAAAACTACACATATTTGCTAGGCAACCCTAATGTTGGTAAATCAACTTTGATCAATACTCTACTACAGAAATATCTTGGATATAAGGTTAAAATTGATTCTACTGGGAAAATTAACTCCCCCTCTGAAGAAGTGATGCAAGAAGCTTTTACGAACCcgaagaattttttcaagattcaAGCTGCTGGTGTATCACATATTCCCAATTTAACTAGATCCGTACAAGCCTACCAAGTTGGAGGTAAAATACTTTTTGATCTTCCAGGCTATTCAACTTCCACCTCCAGATTACGCCTAGAAGAACTAATCGACGAGCGTTGGCTTCAAAGGCTGCGAAAAACCGATTTATTCAATCGGAAGCATATAAAACAGAAGACTTATGAGTCTATGAAGGGCACATCACAGGGAGGCTGTTATACCGTGGGAGGGATTTTCTACCTGGTACCTCCGAAAGGATCCATAAATCAGATTGTGAAATACATACCAGGACCATCAAAAACATTCAAgaacattgaaaaaggtaTTGATGTATTCAACTCGTGCAATTCATCATCTGGCACACATCCGTTATCACGGTATTGTGGAATTAAAAGCGTTATATGCGAAAAAAGCCAGTACAAAAGGTACGCAATACCTCCATTTATTGGAAGTATAGAGATCGTTCTGAAAGATATAggatatattttattaaGGACAACTGGGAGGTATGAGTTCAAAGGACTACATGAGATATGGATACCTAGGGGTATCCAAGTAGGTATAAGGGAACCGCTAGAAAACTTGATTGAGTCTGGCTACCAGCGTTACATTGAAACAAATGGTAAAGAGTCAAGCTGTCCCAGAGATAGACCGATCATCAGTTCCCTGTATGAGATGGCCCCGGATGAAGCTGATACTTTGAACGCAGTGAAGAAGTCGTATTTAGAAAAAACCGAGAAAGATTTATCTGCTAGAAGATTTGTCGACGATGATCCTTATGATTTGGTTCAACacctagaaaaaaaaaagaatccCTATTGGTACTACCAATGGTAA